One window from the genome of Dolosigranulum savutiense encodes:
- a CDS encoding ABC transporter permease subunit translates to MKFMYPLIKNEFRTRAKKYGLFLFLGVVGLIQVLLITAILKIFKFDQLPNNPFIATFFRFYNVLFFAYSTMLIPVSAAVIGYYIISVEYISNTWEFLLLGIKDKKKVLMSKYIVSLIIFWIQQLVIYGVFSIIQVIYFKQQLDVNFMVLGFFTVLFFQVVLFTAQIVLHYFINNGVVATVCAVVFTMLFLLMPEGTSNIFVEKILMLTPTYIGMFDTFNVVNFIGGVVVNLLVASGMLSVAIYKFKL, encoded by the coding sequence ATGAAATTTATGTATCCACTAATTAAAAATGAATTTAGGACACGTGCAAAAAAATATGGATTGTTTTTATTTTTAGGTGTAGTTGGATTAATTCAGGTTCTTTTAATTACGGCTATTTTAAAAATATTTAAATTTGATCAATTACCCAATAATCCATTTATAGCAACCTTCTTTCGATTCTATAATGTTTTGTTTTTTGCATATAGTACAATGTTGATACCCGTATCAGCCGCTGTTATTGGATATTATATCATTTCGGTTGAATACATTAGTAACACCTGGGAATTTTTATTATTAGGCATCAAAGATAAAAAGAAAGTGTTGATGAGTAAATATATTGTGAGTCTCATCATTTTCTGGATTCAGCAGTTAGTTATCTATGGTGTATTTTCAATTATTCAGGTAATATATTTTAAACAACAGCTAGATGTAAACTTTATGGTACTGGGTTTTTTTACGGTGTTGTTTTTTCAGGTTGTTCTTTTTACTGCTCAAATAGTGCTTCATTATTTCATTAATAATGGGGTAGTAGCAACTGTATGTGCTGTGGTATTTACCATGTTATTTTTACTTATGCCAGAAGGGACAAGCAATATTTTTGTAGAAAAAATACTTATGTTGACACCAACATACATTGGGATGTTTGATACATTTAATGTCGTAAATTTTATAGGGGGCGTGGTGGTCAACTTACTTGTTGCTTCGGGGATGTTATCAGTGGCTATTTATAAGTTCAAATTGTAA
- a CDS encoding ABC transporter permease — protein MTDMWTLIKHEFKTHGTQPILYLILGIMGLLQVFLTTIMIKTTDTVSIQGSYIQTVFQTNNAIFLSNSIIFIFSIGAVIGYYIISVEYQNNTWEMLLLGTGSKSKVLWAKYIVSTLYYLSYQVLFYSMFLLVQSTYFNLQIEISFSLLMLVSIMFLSLVLYTAQIACHYLIKNGTTAIACAVGFLIMLVILPSTDLFRYVIRLLTPGYLAGLDEFSVTGFVSVVALNIIVASSMMSLVVKQFKL, from the coding sequence ATGACGGACATGTGGACACTCATTAAACATGAATTTAAGACACATGGCACTCAACCGATCTTGTATTTAATATTAGGAATTATGGGATTACTACAAGTTTTTCTCACAACAATCATGATTAAAACAACAGATACTGTATCGATACAGGGGAGTTATATTCAAACAGTTTTTCAAACAAACAATGCGATATTTCTCAGCAACTCAATTATTTTTATTTTCAGTATAGGTGCTGTGATAGGATACTATATAATATCAGTCGAGTATCAGAATAACACATGGGAGATGTTACTATTAGGAACAGGTAGTAAATCAAAAGTATTATGGGCCAAGTATATCGTATCTACCTTATATTATCTTAGTTATCAGGTATTGTTTTATTCAATGTTTTTGTTGGTGCAATCGACATATTTCAACCTTCAAATTGAGATATCCTTTAGCCTATTGATGCTAGTATCGATTATGTTTTTATCACTTGTGCTATATACAGCACAGATAGCGTGTCACTACTTAATTAAAAATGGCACAACGGCTATTGCCTGTGCAGTTGGATTCCTTATAATGCTTGTGATTTTACCATCAACAGATTTGTTTAGATATGTGATACGGTTATTGACTCCAGGATATTTAGCGGGATTAGACGAGTTTAGCGTCACGGGATTTGTAAGTGTCGTTGCATTAAACATCATCGTTGCATCTAGCATGATGTCACTTGTTGTTAAACAATTTAAATTATAG
- the coaE gene encoding dephospho-CoA kinase (Dephospho-CoA kinase (CoaE) performs the final step in coenzyme A biosynthesis.): MTTIVGLTGGIATGKSTVTNYLRAQGIPVIDADDLSRRVVQPGEPGLALIKEHFGPHVILDTGELDRQALGKIIFGDKGQRQQLNELLHPLIAAEMDREIARLEQRGDMLIMLDIPLLFETNFSEKVDEVMVVYTPESVQLERLMARDELSRIDAESRIQAQLSIEEKRCRADYVIDNSGSHAQTTQQVIEWLQTRSELGING, translated from the coding sequence ATGACAACGATTGTAGGACTAACTGGAGGCATTGCAACAGGGAAATCAACCGTTACGAACTACTTACGAGCACAGGGGATTCCAGTTATTGATGCCGATGACTTATCACGTCGAGTTGTCCAGCCAGGAGAACCGGGCTTAGCTTTAATTAAAGAGCACTTTGGACCTCACGTCATTTTAGACACTGGAGAGCTAGACCGTCAAGCACTAGGCAAAATTATCTTTGGAGATAAAGGACAACGGCAACAGTTGAATGAGTTACTCCATCCGTTGATTGCAGCTGAGATGGACCGAGAAATTGCCCGGTTGGAGCAACGAGGAGATATGCTAATTATGTTAGATATACCGTTGCTGTTTGAGACAAACTTTAGTGAGAAAGTGGATGAAGTGATGGTTGTCTATACGCCAGAATCTGTCCAGTTAGAGCGATTGATGGCGCGCGATGAACTCTCCCGAATAGATGCGGAATCGCGAATTCAGGCACAACTTTCAATTGAGGAAAAACGTTGCCGAGCGGACTATGTGATTGATAATTCCGGGAGTCACGCTCAAACCACCCAGCAAGTCATTGAGTGGTTGCAGACAAGATCTGAGTTGGGTATTAATGGCTAG
- a CDS encoding ATP-binding cassette domain-containing protein, protein MKRLNEMTKNNHQTYATKRLKDGSIKVKDLTFQYENTADPIINDRSFRLNHGEKLVICGESGSGKTTLIDLLLGLNKQYEKGEVMIGGVNTKEYDLNLKEDVCYITQPTKLFKGTLKDNLKLYLDHYDVEQLIDITADMELDTLGKESDLSNQLILEDGLIFRKVKNNA, encoded by the coding sequence ATGAAACGATTAAATGAAATGACAAAAAATAATCATCAAACGTATGCAACTAAGAGATTGAAAGACGGTTCAATAAAGGTAAAAGACTTAACCTTTCAATACGAAAATACAGCAGATCCTATTATAAACGATAGAAGTTTCAGATTGAACCATGGAGAAAAATTAGTTATTTGTGGTGAATCAGGCAGTGGAAAAACGACCTTAATTGATTTATTATTAGGGTTAAATAAACAGTACGAAAAAGGTGAGGTTATGATAGGAGGTGTGAACACAAAGGAATATGATTTGAATTTAAAAGAAGATGTGTGCTATATTACCCAACCAACGAAATTGTTTAAAGGGACTTTGAAAGATAATTTAAAATTATACTTAGATCATTATGATGTTGAACAATTAATTGACATAACAGCTGATATGGAGTTAGATACATTAGGTAAAGAAAGCGATCTATCAAATCAACTCATATTGGAAGACGGCTTAATTTTTCGCAAGGTCAAAAACAACGCTTAG
- a CDS encoding LuxR C-terminal-related transcriptional regulator: MKILLIDDHKLFSQSLALVLDQTTSDVQVDMINSEGELPDDLSELTVYDVLVLDINLDKGFSEDGFELAERVRAVAVDLPILMLTGFDLPVYEYQAHKLELSGFVNKNIGTEDLLSLLKHVKDGGRHFTTENWFIDELTPRERELLGAIATGRKRKIIAEEMYISERTLTNHMQSIMDKLEVNSTIEAIQKARELGYLK, encoded by the coding sequence TTGAAGATTTTGTTAATTGATGATCATAAGTTATTTTCGCAAAGTTTGGCATTAGTGCTAGATCAGACAACAAGTGATGTGCAAGTGGATATGATTAATAGTGAAGGGGAGTTGCCTGATGATCTAAGCGAGTTGACAGTGTATGATGTGTTGGTGTTGGATATTAATTTAGATAAGGGATTCAGTGAAGATGGGTTCGAGTTGGCAGAACGGGTGCGTGCTGTAGCGGTAGATTTGCCCATTTTGATGTTGACTGGTTTTGATTTGCCGGTCTATGAATATCAGGCGCATAAATTGGAATTAAGTGGATTTGTCAATAAAAATATTGGTACCGAAGATTTATTGAGCCTACTCAAGCATGTGAAAGATGGTGGGCGTCATTTTACAACGGAGAATTGGTTTATTGATGAGTTGACACCACGCGAGCGAGAGTTGTTAGGGGCTATCGCAACTGGGAGGAAGAGGAAAATAATTGCTGAAGAAATGTATATTTCTGAGCGCACGCTGACCAATCATATGCAGAGCATTATGGACAAGCTAGAAGTGAACTCCACGATTGAAGCGATCCAGAAAGCCCGGGAGTTAGGTTATTTGAAGTGA
- a CDS encoding DUF2200 domain-containing protein: protein MGRHKIFDMAVSTVYPHYVNKAEKKGKTAEQVDELMCWLTGYSQDELHEQLEANVSFEKFFDQAPKLHPNRTLIKGVICGKRVEDIEDPLMQNIRYLDKLIDELARGKKFENIKRTQ, encoded by the coding sequence ATGGGACGACACAAGATTTTTGATATGGCGGTGAGTACGGTGTATCCGCATTATGTCAACAAGGCTGAGAAGAAGGGCAAGACTGCTGAGCAAGTGGATGAGTTGATGTGTTGGCTAACAGGCTACAGCCAAGATGAGTTGCATGAACAGTTGGAGGCTAATGTATCATTCGAAAAATTCTTCGACCAAGCGCCTAAGTTACATCCAAATCGTACATTAATCAAAGGAGTTATCTGTGGGAAACGTGTTGAAGATATCGAAGATCCGCTAATGCAAAATATTCGCTACTTGGACAAATTAATAGATGAACTTGCTCGGGGTAAAAAATTTGAAAATATCAAACGTACTCAATGA
- the polA gene encoding DNA polymerase I — MSKKKLLLIDGYSIAFRAFYAMHSQLHRMKNKNGLHTNALYGFHNMLEAVMEKEQPTHALVAFDAGKTTFRHELFDDYKGGRESMPAELSEQIPYLKELIAAYGLQTYQLPDYEADDIIGTLSTQVSDEFEVVIITGDKDLTQLASDQTRVDITKKGITQLKSYTPESMMEEMGIAPEQITDLKGLSGDSSDNIPGVTQIGDKTALKLLKKFHTVEELYERIDEMNASKRKEYLIAEKETALLSKQLATIITDAPIEISPESLAYSGKNMEALIGFYKEMDFNSHLEKLDTDVYFEELQDEAEAVEYEWVEEVTEAMFGQSGTLYFEMFEENYHTAPYIIASWTNEKKVYVAEPETLLASKAFQDWLEDESARKYAYDAKALMVSLKQRELEIVNITFDLSLASYVLTAENSSGGDVAAIANKHGYVDVLEDEAVYGKGKKVSIPDDKTVMYEHVARKVAAIDALAEQLTVELADNDQLALFEEIELPLAHVLGEMEIQGITTDANRLEIMKEEFADVLEEIEAKIYAEAGESFNINSPKQLSDVLFSEDKLNYEPIRKTKTGYSTAQDVLEKMTSYAPIAELILEYRTIAKLQSTYVEGLLDVIEADGKIHTRYGQTVARTGRLSSVDPNLQNIPVRSEMGRKIRQAFVPREAGWKIFGADYSQIELRILAHMSEDEALIETYLNDQDVHTTTAMKVFDLDSPAEVTANQRRDAKAVNFGIVYGISDYGLSENLGITRKEAREYIDTYFSRFPNVKEYIDQSIREAKDKGYVETLYHRRRYLPDINSRNFNVRSFAERTAMNTPIQGSAADIIKVAMVEMQKRLKASDLKATMLLQVHDELIFEAPESELAELEALVSDVMEHVVELDVPLQVASSSGDNWYEAK; from the coding sequence ATGTCAAAGAAGAAATTGTTATTAATTGATGGATATAGTATTGCGTTCCGGGCGTTCTATGCGATGCATAGTCAGTTGCACCGGATGAAGAATAAGAATGGGCTACATACGAATGCGCTCTATGGGTTTCATAATATGTTAGAAGCGGTGATGGAAAAAGAACAACCAACACATGCATTAGTGGCCTTCGATGCGGGGAAGACTACTTTTCGGCATGAGTTATTTGATGATTATAAGGGCGGTCGTGAGAGTATGCCGGCCGAATTGTCTGAGCAGATACCTTATTTGAAGGAATTAATTGCTGCGTATGGTCTACAGACGTATCAATTGCCGGATTATGAAGCGGATGATATTATCGGAACCTTGAGCACCCAAGTATCAGATGAATTCGAAGTCGTCATTATTACGGGGGATAAGGATTTGACGCAACTGGCCAGTGATCAGACCCGGGTTGATATTACGAAGAAGGGGATTACGCAGTTGAAGTCGTATACGCCGGAATCAATGATGGAAGAGATGGGGATTGCCCCAGAACAAATTACCGATTTGAAGGGATTATCGGGGGATTCTTCGGATAATATTCCAGGTGTAACACAGATTGGAGATAAGACGGCACTTAAGTTGTTGAAGAAGTTCCATACAGTAGAAGAATTGTATGAACGCATTGATGAGATGAATGCCTCTAAGCGCAAGGAATATTTAATCGCTGAGAAAGAAACGGCGCTACTTAGCAAGCAATTGGCCACTATTATTACTGATGCACCTATTGAGATTTCACCGGAGTCATTAGCTTATTCGGGGAAAAATATGGAGGCGTTGATTGGCTTCTATAAGGAAATGGACTTCAATAGTCATTTAGAAAAGTTAGATACGGATGTGTACTTCGAAGAATTACAAGATGAAGCAGAAGCGGTTGAATATGAATGGGTCGAAGAAGTAACGGAAGCAATGTTCGGACAGAGCGGAACATTGTATTTCGAAATGTTCGAGGAGAATTACCATACGGCACCTTATATTATTGCGAGCTGGACTAATGAGAAGAAAGTCTATGTAGCTGAGCCAGAGACGTTGTTAGCTTCCAAGGCTTTCCAAGATTGGCTAGAAGATGAGTCAGCCCGGAAGTATGCGTACGATGCGAAAGCATTAATGGTATCCTTGAAGCAACGTGAATTGGAGATTGTTAATATTACTTTTGATTTGTCGCTGGCATCGTATGTATTGACTGCTGAGAATTCTAGTGGCGGTGATGTGGCGGCTATTGCCAACAAGCATGGATATGTGGATGTCTTAGAAGATGAAGCGGTCTACGGTAAAGGGAAAAAAGTAAGTATTCCTGATGATAAAACAGTCATGTATGAGCATGTAGCTCGTAAAGTAGCTGCAATTGATGCCTTAGCAGAGCAGCTAACAGTGGAATTGGCGGATAATGATCAGTTAGCCCTGTTCGAAGAAATTGAATTACCTCTTGCCCATGTCTTAGGTGAGATGGAGATTCAAGGTATTACGACAGATGCGAATCGTTTGGAGATAATGAAGGAAGAATTCGCTGACGTATTAGAAGAGATTGAAGCTAAGATTTATGCAGAAGCAGGCGAATCATTCAATATTAATTCTCCGAAACAATTGAGTGATGTACTGTTCAGTGAAGATAAGTTGAACTATGAGCCGATTCGTAAGACGAAGACGGGTTACTCTACTGCGCAAGATGTCCTGGAAAAGATGACATCCTATGCGCCCATTGCTGAGCTGATTCTGGAGTACCGGACCATTGCGAAACTCCAGTCAACCTATGTGGAAGGCTTGTTGGATGTGATCGAAGCAGATGGCAAAATTCATACGCGTTATGGTCAAACGGTGGCTCGGACAGGTCGTTTAAGCTCAGTTGATCCGAATCTGCAAAATATTCCGGTGCGTTCTGAGATGGGGCGGAAGATCCGCCAAGCGTTTGTTCCAAGAGAAGCTGGATGGAAGATCTTCGGAGCAGATTATTCTCAGATTGAATTGCGTATTCTTGCCCATATGTCGGAAGATGAAGCTTTAATTGAGACGTATCTGAATGATCAAGATGTCCATACGACAACTGCGATGAAAGTCTTCGATCTAGATTCACCGGCAGAAGTGACAGCAAATCAACGTCGTGATGCCAAAGCGGTTAACTTCGGAATTGTCTACGGGATTAGTGATTATGGTCTATCGGAGAACTTAGGTATTACGCGAAAAGAAGCGCGCGAGTATATTGATACGTACTTTAGTCGCTTCCCGAATGTGAAGGAATATATCGATCAATCAATCCGTGAAGCGAAGGACAAAGGTTACGTAGAAACTCTGTACCACCGTCGTCGTTATTTACCAGATATTAATTCGAGAAATTTCAATGTGCGGTCATTTGCGGAGCGAACAGCGATGAATACGCCTATTCAAGGAAGTGCAGCTGATATTATTAAAGTGGCTATGGTTGAGATGCAAAAACGACTGAAAGCATCAGACCTGAAAGCGACGATGCTCTTGCAAGTTCATGATGAATTAATTTTTGAAGCACCGGAATCAGAACTGGCTGAATTAGAAGCATTAGTTAGTGATGTCATGGAACATGTGGTTGAACTGGATGTCCCGCTACAAGTTGCTAGCAGTTCTGGCGACAATTGGTATGAAGCGAAGTAA
- the mutM gene encoding DNA-formamidopyrimidine glycosylase → MPELPEVEAVKRGLDQSIVGKRVTAIEVMWSKIIRHDDIEAFKQLLIGQVCQRIDRRGKFLLIYFDTHVLLSHLRMEGKYFLCDKEQPLHKHTHVILELDKQEELRYHDVRKFGRMELLEIGQEFQHPSLTKLGPEPTQATFSPHVIKEYLSGRTTAIKNILLDQRMVAGIGNIYADEILFDAYVHPEMSAAEITDEEIQQLYYSIISIMQAAIKAGGSTIRSYANMFGEAGHYQAYHQVYGKDGEHCSRCGTIIEKTKVCGRGTHFCPNCQRKRGA, encoded by the coding sequence ATGCCAGAATTACCAGAAGTTGAAGCGGTGAAGCGAGGATTAGATCAAAGTATTGTGGGGAAGCGCGTAACAGCTATTGAGGTGATGTGGTCTAAGATCATTCGGCATGATGATATAGAGGCATTTAAACAATTACTTATTGGTCAAGTATGTCAGCGAATAGATCGACGCGGAAAATTTTTGTTAATCTATTTTGATACACATGTGCTTTTGTCTCATTTGCGGATGGAAGGAAAGTATTTTTTGTGTGATAAGGAGCAGCCGCTGCACAAGCATACACATGTTATCCTGGAACTGGATAAGCAGGAAGAGTTGCGTTATCATGATGTGCGCAAGTTTGGGCGAATGGAGTTGCTGGAGATCGGTCAAGAGTTCCAGCATCCGTCCCTTACAAAATTAGGACCTGAGCCAACGCAAGCAACATTCAGCCCTCACGTCATAAAAGAGTATCTAAGTGGCCGAACAACTGCGATCAAAAATATTCTCTTAGATCAACGTATGGTGGCAGGCATTGGGAATATCTATGCGGATGAAATTTTATTTGATGCCTATGTTCATCCTGAGATGTCAGCAGCTGAGATCACTGATGAGGAGATTCAGCAGTTGTATTATTCGATCATCTCTATTATGCAAGCAGCAATTAAGGCTGGAGGTTCAACGATTCGCAGTTATGCTAATATGTTCGGAGAAGCCGGTCATTATCAGGCGTATCATCAGGTATACGGCAAGGATGGTGAGCATTGTTCACGATGCGGCACAATCATTGAGAAGACTAAAGTGTGTGGGCGAGGAACGCATTTTTGTCCGAATTGTCAACGAAAGCGAGGCGCTTAA
- the cls gene encoding cardiolipin synthase — translation MSYISTIFWWFIIINSTLAIFTIFRDKTRDIASIWAWLLALIMLPGIGFIAYLFFGRGMSDKDIYDIKQQDQIGLRELKDTLTERYEHQHEAGDEVFSNNKKEMVSLFQGLDNAALTRDNEVDIYSDGKEKFDQLLEDIKQAKHHIHLVYYIFRGDKIGRAIVDALEEKANQGVEVRVLYDPVGTRWMTRSFFKKLKSFGGQACPSFGERMHILNMRLNYRNHRKIVVIDGKIGYTGGFNVGDDYLGEYPEMGYWRDTHVRIVGNGVLPLQTRFLTDWNASADEAQQVPYDNQYFPIQETTGDVDLQIVSSGPDSTEQQIKKGFIKMISLARKSVYIQTPYLVPDDAVLETIDIASKSGVEVHVMIPNKPDHPFIYRATLSYAEQLVEYGAHVHIYDGGFLHAKTVIVDDEMLSIGTANFDIRSFKLNFEVNTFMYSEKLAQAYHAQYMNDLQHAYELTPDIIANYSFWERFKQQFARLFSPIL, via the coding sequence ATGTCATATATCTCAACTATTTTTTGGTGGTTTATAATCATCAACTCGACCTTAGCTATCTTTACAATTTTTCGTGACAAGACCCGTGATATAGCCTCGATTTGGGCATGGCTTTTAGCCCTTATTATGCTGCCGGGGATTGGATTTATTGCTTATTTGTTCTTTGGTCGAGGAATGAGTGATAAAGATATTTACGATATTAAGCAACAGGATCAGATTGGATTACGCGAACTGAAAGACACCTTAACCGAACGATACGAACATCAACATGAAGCAGGGGATGAAGTATTTTCTAATAATAAAAAAGAAATGGTTTCTCTGTTCCAAGGATTGGATAATGCAGCACTAACACGTGATAACGAAGTTGATATTTATTCGGATGGTAAGGAAAAGTTCGATCAGTTACTGGAAGATATTAAGCAAGCCAAGCACCATATTCATCTCGTTTATTATATTTTTCGAGGGGATAAGATTGGTCGTGCCATTGTGGATGCGCTGGAAGAGAAGGCTAATCAAGGTGTCGAAGTGCGTGTTCTATACGATCCGGTGGGTACTCGGTGGATGACGCGATCATTTTTTAAGAAATTAAAATCATTCGGTGGGCAAGCCTGTCCATCATTCGGTGAACGGATGCATATTTTAAATATGCGCTTGAACTATCGTAATCACCGCAAAATAGTTGTAATTGATGGAAAGATTGGCTACACAGGAGGCTTCAATGTCGGGGATGATTACTTAGGAGAATATCCGGAAATGGGTTATTGGCGTGACACGCATGTCCGGATTGTCGGGAATGGGGTACTCCCATTGCAGACCCGCTTTCTAACCGATTGGAATGCATCAGCTGATGAGGCACAACAAGTTCCTTACGATAACCAGTATTTTCCTATTCAAGAGACAACAGGTGATGTTGATTTGCAAATTGTCTCTAGCGGTCCGGACAGCACCGAACAACAGATCAAAAAAGGCTTCATTAAGATGATCAGCTTAGCGCGTAAATCTGTTTATATTCAGACCCCTTACTTAGTGCCGGATGATGCTGTGTTAGAGACGATTGATATCGCCTCTAAGTCAGGGGTAGAGGTTCATGTCATGATTCCAAACAAACCAGATCATCCATTTATTTATCGGGCAACGTTGAGTTATGCCGAGCAATTAGTTGAGTATGGTGCTCATGTGCATATTTATGATGGAGGCTTCTTGCATGCGAAGACTGTCATTGTGGATGACGAGATGCTAAGTATCGGAACAGCTAATTTCGATATCCGTAGCTTCAAGTTGAATTTCGAAGTTAATACCTTCATGTATAGTGAAAAACTAGCTCAAGCTTATCATGCTCAATACATGAATGATTTACAACACGCCTATGAATTAACACCCGATATTATTGCTAACTATTCATTCTGGGAACGGTTCAAGCAACAATTCGCTCGCTTATTCAGTCCTATCTTATAA
- a CDS encoding ATP-binding cassette domain-containing protein → MNIKFNNVNKTYGRKQVLQDINITIPEGKIYGFIGANGAGKTTAMKILTGLTPASSGTVTFDGKELNQLENKAKAFGAFISTPTYYKNLTAYENLAIIQDVLEEPKDEIDRVLEIVGLTDAKNKTIAEYSFGMKQRLGLAFSFLNDPDILILDEPTNGLDPKGIVEIRELLYSLSKEQGKTIFISSHNISELESIADMIGIIQNGKLIFEGELDELYASGESSYLLEIDDIDQAKTVLSEEGISFTNKEHKFQIKSSKQRIPEVVKALLDRDIAIFEITPNKNLERIFLDLTDGDDGHVDTH, encoded by the coding sequence ATGAATATCAAGTTTAACAATGTCAACAAAACATACGGACGTAAACAGGTCTTGCAAGATATTAACATTACCATTCCAGAAGGCAAGATTTATGGGTTTATCGGAGCGAATGGTGCGGGGAAAACGACGGCGATGAAGATTTTAACCGGATTGACACCTGCAAGCAGTGGCACAGTCACATTTGATGGAAAGGAATTGAACCAGCTAGAGAATAAGGCAAAAGCGTTTGGTGCCTTTATCAGTACGCCGACGTATTACAAGAATCTAACGGCGTATGAAAACTTAGCAATTATCCAAGATGTCTTAGAAGAACCCAAAGATGAGATTGATCGCGTACTGGAAATCGTTGGCTTGACCGATGCAAAGAATAAAACGATTGCTGAGTACTCATTTGGAATGAAACAACGACTGGGATTAGCGTTCTCCTTCTTGAATGATCCGGATATCTTGATTTTAGATGAGCCAACGAATGGACTTGACCCCAAAGGTATTGTGGAGATTCGAGAATTACTGTATTCATTGTCGAAAGAACAAGGCAAGACAATTTTTATCTCGAGTCATAATATTTCAGAGTTGGAGTCGATTGCTGATATGATTGGCATTATCCAAAATGGTAAATTGATTTTTGAAGGAGAGCTTGATGAATTATATGCAAGTGGCGAAAGTTCTTACTTATTGGAGATAGACGACATCGATCAAGCCAAGACAGTGCTTAGCGAAGAAGGCATTTCATTTACCAATAAGGAACATAAATTTCAAATCAAGTCGTCTAAGCAACGTATTCCTGAAGTAGTTAAAGCATTGTTAGATCGTGATATTGCTATATTTGAAATCACACCGAACAAGAACTTAGAGCGGATTTTCTTAGACTTAACGGACGGAGATGACGGACATGTGGACACTCATTAA